A single Penaeus chinensis breed Huanghai No. 1 chromosome 7, ASM1920278v2, whole genome shotgun sequence DNA region contains:
- the LOC125027325 gene encoding mannose-P-dolichol utilization defect 1 protein homolog codes for MADLFRNLTLLLMTEKCFDKFFVENEFLDGPCLAALISTCLGYGITLGAMMVKLPQIIKIVVAKSGEGISVVGTSLELLAAMITTSYNFLKAHAFSSYGDSYFITLQNSIIGFLVYYYSSSALPAVLYLTAALSTTALLCYGMVPLSLLWYLQAMNIPMVFAGKMVQAVSNYKNGSTGQLSVVTVCLLFFGSATRIFTSIQDTGDQVMIIQYCVATLANFILLAQIYIYWDVPAAKKGGRKKDRSGSNKKKQ; via the exons ATGGCCGATTTATTCAGGAATTTAACCCTTCTGCTCATGACGGAGAAATGTTTCGACAAATTCTTCGTCGAAAATGAGTTCCTggatg GTCCCTGTCTGGCTGCGCTCATCAGCACCTGCCTGGGATATGGCATCACCCTGGGGGCCATGATGGTCAAACTCCCGCAGATCATCAAAATTGTCGTTGCCAAGAGCGGAGAGGGAATCAGCGTGGTGGGGACGAGCCTCGAGCTTTTGGCTGCAATGATCACCACTTCGTATAACTTCCTCAAGGCCCACGCATTCAG CTCATATGGTGACAGTTACTTCATAACACTTCAGAACTCAATTATTGGCTTCCTAGTGTATTACTACAGTAGCTCAGCACTTCCAGCTGTCCTCTACCTGACCGCTGCCCTCTCGACCACAGCCTTGCTCTGCTATGGGATGGTACCCCTCAGCCTTCTTTGGTATCTTCAGGCTATGAACATCCCTATGGTATTTGCTGGAAAG ATGGTCCAGGCCGTATCCAACTACAAGAATGGCAGTACAGGTCAGCTGTCTGTGGTGACTGTCTGCCTACTGTTCTTTGGCTCAGCCACAAGGATCTTCACTTCCATCCAGGACACAGGTGACCAGGTCATGATCATCCAGTACTGCGTAGCCACCTTGGCCAACTTCATCCTACTGGCACAGATCTACATTTACTGGGACGTTCCTGCTGCCAAAAAGGGGGGCAGGAAGAAGGACCGCTCGGGAAGCAATaagaagaagcagtag